The following coding sequences lie in one Oncorhynchus gorbuscha isolate QuinsamMale2020 ecotype Even-year linkage group LG10, OgorEven_v1.0, whole genome shotgun sequence genomic window:
- the LOC124046512 gene encoding protein RD3-like isoform X2 — translation MPLFSWMKWLRAEGEQAQDEGTSAKSTGVLPSCTLIRELLWHVEERERLAREVEREHRLAHNTVGYPHWLQSYPRLRTLIPASERHQLERLCAQIQPIQTATVLSRFREVLASNNILPWELVYVFKQVLRDFLNKEEGEEEEEHLPQPALLGPMEEWTNRYQMKQGFVTPTVPDCSEPLREEIPTISGYVDRTMRGSSPFTAHRDWDLPYYYHHPVPHNSPEAYSTML, via the exons ATGCCCCTATTCAGCTGGATGAAATGGTTGCGTGCTGAAGGAGAACAGGCTCAAGATGAGGGGACGTCTGCTAAGTCCACAGGGGTATTACCCAGCTGCACATTGATCAGGGAGCTGCTGTGGCACGTGGAGGAGAGGGAGCGCCTGGCACGGGAGGTGGAGCGGGAACACAGGTTGGCCCACAACACCGTGGGATACCCCCACTGGCTTCAGAGCTACCCAAGGTTACGTACGTTGATCCCCGCATCGGAGCGTCACCAGTTGGAGCGTTTGTGTGCCCAGATCCAGCCCATACAGACCGCCACGGTGCTCTCCAG GTTCCGAGAGGTGCTGGCCAGCAACAACATCCTGCCCTGGGAGCTGGTGTACGTCTTCAAGCAGGTGCTGAGAGACTTCCTCAACAAAGAggaaggggaagaagaggaggagcatCTGCCACAGCCAGCACTGCTTGGGCCAATGGAGGAATGGACCAACCGATACCAAATGAAGCAGGGCTTTGTCACACCCACCGTGCCGGACTGTAGTGAGCCCCTGAGAGAGGAGATCCCAACCATCTCTGGATATGTGGACCGTACTATGAGAGGCTCTAGTCCTTTCACTGCCCATAGGGACTGGGACCttccctactactaccatcacccagTGCCACACAACTCCCCAGAGGCCTACAGCACCATGctgtga
- the LOC124046512 gene encoding protein RD3-like isoform X1: MDTESWRCYSVLISAYDWLSLKHPHCSIQDWMKWLRAEGEQAQDEGTSAKSTGVLPSCTLIRELLWHVEERERLAREVEREHRLAHNTVGYPHWLQSYPRLRTLIPASERHQLERLCAQIQPIQTATVLSRFREVLASNNILPWELVYVFKQVLRDFLNKEEGEEEEEHLPQPALLGPMEEWTNRYQMKQGFVTPTVPDCSEPLREEIPTISGYVDRTMRGSSPFTAHRDWDLPYYYHHPVPHNSPEAYSTML; encoded by the exons ATGGATACAGAGTCCTGGAGATGCTACTCTGTGTTGATCTCTGCCTACGACTGGCTCTCCCTCAAGCATCCTCACTGCAGCATTCAAGA CTGGATGAAATGGTTGCGTGCTGAAGGAGAACAGGCTCAAGATGAGGGGACGTCTGCTAAGTCCACAGGGGTATTACCCAGCTGCACATTGATCAGGGAGCTGCTGTGGCACGTGGAGGAGAGGGAGCGCCTGGCACGGGAGGTGGAGCGGGAACACAGGTTGGCCCACAACACCGTGGGATACCCCCACTGGCTTCAGAGCTACCCAAGGTTACGTACGTTGATCCCCGCATCGGAGCGTCACCAGTTGGAGCGTTTGTGTGCCCAGATCCAGCCCATACAGACCGCCACGGTGCTCTCCAG GTTCCGAGAGGTGCTGGCCAGCAACAACATCCTGCCCTGGGAGCTGGTGTACGTCTTCAAGCAGGTGCTGAGAGACTTCCTCAACAAAGAggaaggggaagaagaggaggagcatCTGCCACAGCCAGCACTGCTTGGGCCAATGGAGGAATGGACCAACCGATACCAAATGAAGCAGGGCTTTGTCACACCCACCGTGCCGGACTGTAGTGAGCCCCTGAGAGAGGAGATCCCAACCATCTCTGGATATGTGGACCGTACTATGAGAGGCTCTAGTCCTTTCACTGCCCATAGGGACTGGGACCttccctactactaccatcacccagTGCCACACAACTCCCCAGAGGCCTACAGCACCATGctgtga